In a genomic window of Salminus brasiliensis chromosome 12, fSalBra1.hap2, whole genome shotgun sequence:
- the nbr1b gene encoding next to BRCA1 gene 1 protein has translation MEFYINLKVNFRGNTKSFLLSGSETKSWETVEATVKRSFGLCSLQLTYFDEENEEVSINSQLEYEEALKSAARQGNRLQMNVYETRGTTGRVPGPGPGLSLAQVKPGTIPEAKKGFRPPQHCPALAQVVSRKVQAAVPEEGLVTLNELKGGKVEDKTPPAWFTSYMEKFKDQVVREAVEKICREFSGQCCIHKPVGAEAQVPEVSSSTLPGAPSSAPACSSCRGQTAGGGYQCSVCTSCTLCEPCSFSHDPSHNLVRARTPLSIPEHGSPAPDHSRFYRRGDRSFRKAEKQRLKAEKRQLKAEVKEIRKQLRMERRGLQWGSAGDGSSSPVLLQPRATQANSPERPKRPCPLAVPAMTALLLDENLPDGSRLRPGTKFIKYWKMKNSGRMSWSSETKLKFMWGNLAVGSGEQWREVPVPTLQPGQVGVVSVALCAPTLDGTYTSHWRLAHRGEQFGPRVWCSIVVDPHAPTAISADGLLVSPCVTPQEKSARTLEREEKCRAASREQLLITVDQDCDQEFYIPSVDLLTAQDLLSFELLDINIVQELENVPNNTPADITPCISPLPHDGLQEKTTLGLIQEEAEVQAVSSILEVTQGPELGGVPAQEKGEENVIGHQFVSESVIRSLTLGEVLDPSVLHGRCPTKVLRPAPQGSVSLCERKAENVSAENSPGDGPVSEPLREETGGIPAPAPAPIPAPAPIPAPAPAPAPAPLHADTEAVPDPTPLLAVPTEQLTADEGNESDIEQILVDPVSGERFEEEEEVSESKKNKEEDSEEKTKHDALEGGKETRSRTSSASSEDYIIILPDCFDTSRPLGESMYSSALSQPGDDPDGVDQLDTEIQSPSSACVSADANDMLCASQTLDSVPLTPVIVAAPRPSGKSSLETEEQSDEPQQPGSKEKGEQENHDSASSPSDPGSSCPADSEIQELKANSITGGLVKGALSVAASAYKALFTGQPGPEQLPEEAATQDAMMAVLVEMGFGDRALNQRLLQKHGRNLLDVVNELVHMQDNDWYSTRY, from the exons ATGGAGTTCTACATCAACCTGAAGGTGAATTTCAGGGGGAACACGAAGAGTTTCCTGCTGTCCGGCTCGGAGACGAAGAGTTGGGAGACGGTGGAGGCCACG GTGAAGAGGTCATTCGGCTTATGCAGTCTACAGCTGACGTACTTTGACGAGGAGAACGAGGAG GTCTCAATCAACAGCCAGT TGGAGTATGAAGAGGCCCTgaag AGTGCAGCCAGACAGGGGAACAGGCTGCAGATGAATGTGTATGAAACTCGGGGGACCACAGGCAGAGTGCCTGGGCCGGGACCAGGCCTGAGTTTGGCGCAGGTGAAGCCGGGCACCATCCCAGAAGCCAAAAAAGGCTTCCGCCCTCCGCAGCACTGCCCGGCTCTGGCCCAGGTGGTGAGCCGAAAGGTCCAAGCTGCTGTCCCTGAGGAGGGCTTA gtGACCCTCAATGAGCTTAAGGGGGGAAAAGTGGAGGATAAGACGCCTCCAGCCTGGTTTACGTCTTACATGGAAAAG TTTAAGGACCAGGTGGTTCGAGAAGCAGTGGAGAAGATCTGCAGAGAGTTCTCAGGTCAGTGCTGTATCCATAAGCCTGTTGGAGCAGAGGCCCAGGTACCCGAGGTGTCGTCCTCCACGCTGCCTGGAGCCCCCAGCTCCGCGCCGGCCTGCAGCAGCTGCCGTGGACAGACCGCAGGCGGAGGGTACCAGTGCAG tgTCTGCACATCCTGCACCCTGTGTGAGCCTTGTAGCTTCTCGCATGACCCCAGCCACAACCTGGTGAGGGCCAGAACCCCACTCTCCATCCCCGAACACGGCTCCCCAGCTCCTGATCACAGCAG GTTCTACAGGCGGGGGGACCGGAGTTTCCGGAAGGCAGAGAAGCAGCGCTTGAAGGCGGAGAAGCGTCAGCTGAAGGCTGAGGTGAAGGAGATCAGGAAGCAGCTGAGGATGGAGCGGAGGGGGCTGCAGTGGGGATCAGCTGGAGATGGCAGCTCCTCTCCAGTTCTCCTGCAGCCACGAGCAACGCAAGCCAACAGCCCAGA GCGTCCCAAGCGGCCGTGTCCTCTGGCTGTTCCTGCTATGACCGCTCTGCTGCTGGACGAGAATTTGCCGGATGGATCTCGCCTGCGGCCAGGCACCAAGTTCATAAAGTACTGGAAAATGAAGAACAGTGGCAGAATGTCCTGGAGCTCAGAGACCAAA CTGAAGTTTATGTGGGGTAACCTGGCCGTAGGTTCGGGTGAGCAGTGGAGGGAGGTCCCAGTGCCCACGCTGCAGCCGGGTCAGGTGGGCGTGGTCAGCGTGGCGCTCTGTGCTCCGACACTGGATGGCACTTACACCTCCCACTGGCGCCTGGCACACAGAGGGGAGCAGTTCGGGCCACGGGTCTGGTGCAGCATCGTCGTGGACCCCCACGCTCCCACGGCCATCTCTGCTGATGGCCTACTTGTCTCCCCTTGCGTCACTCCTCAG GAGAAATCAGCCCGGACGctggagagggaggagaaatGCCGTGCTGCCTCCAGAGAACAGCTGCTCATTACAGTGGACCAAGACTGTGACCAGGAGTTCTACATTCCCTCTGTAGACCTACTTACAGCGCAG GACTTGCTGTCATTTGAACTTTTGGACATTAACATTGTGCAGGAGCTGGAAAATGTACCAAACAACACCCCAGCAG ATATTACTCCTTGCATATCTCCCCTTCCTCATGATGGACTTCAGGAAAAGACAACTCTGGGGCTGATCCAGGAGGAGGCTGAGGTCCAAGCAGTCAGTAGCATTCTGG AAGTTACCCAGGGCCCGGAGTTAGGAGGAGTTCCAGCCcaggagaaaggagaagagaacgTCATTGGGCATCAGTTTGTGAGCGAGTCAGTGATCCGCTCTCTCACACTGGGAGAGGTTTTGGACCCCAGTGTCCTTCACGGAAGATGCCCGACTAAAG TGCTGCGTCCAGCTCCCCAAGGCTCGGTGTCTCTTTGCGAGAGGAAAGCTGAGAACGTTTCAGCCGAGAACAGCCCGGGTGATGGCCCTGTCTCGGAGCCACTTAGAGAAGAGACCGGAGGAatcccagctccagctccagccccaATCCCAGCTCCAGCCCCAatcccagctccagctccagctccggCCCCAGCTCCACTCCACGCAGACACCGAGGCTGTTCCTGATCCTACTCCACTTCTAGCAGTTCCTACAGAGCAGCTTACTGCAG ATGAAGGAAACGAGTCTGACATTGAGCAAATCTTGGTGGATCCCGTCAGTGGTGAGCGGttcgaggaggaggaggaggtgtctGAGAGCAAGAAGAATAAAGAGGAAGACAGTGaggagaaaacaaaacatgacG CTCTAGAAGGAGGGAAAGAGACTCGCAGCAGGACGTCCTCTGCCTCCTCAGAGGATTACATCATCATTCTGCCGGACTGCTTTGACACAAGCCGGCCACTGGGGGAGTCAATGTACAGCTCTGCTCTGTCCCAGCCCGGTGACGACCCTGATGGAGTGGATCAGCTGGACACAGAGATTCAATCGCCCAGCAGTGCATGCGTTAGCGCCGATGCCAACGACATGCTGTGTGCCTCACAGACTCTGGACTCTGTCCCCCTCACTCCAGTGATCGTAGCGGCCCCCAGACCCTCTGGCAAGTCCAG CTTAGAGACCGAAGAACAGTCAGACGAGCCACAGCAGCCTGGGAGCAAAGAAAAAGGGGAGCAGGAAAATCATG ATTCTGCATCCAGTCCATCAGACCCTGGCAGCTCTTGCCCAGCTGACTCTGAGATACAGGAGCTCAA AGCCAACAGTATAACTGGAGGTTTGGTGAAAGGTGCTCTCTCTGTGGCAGCATCTGCCTATAAAGCACTGTTTACCGGGCAGCCCGgccctgaacag CTTCCTGAGGAAGCTGCCACTCAGGACGCCATGATGGCCGTCCTGGTGGAGATGGGCTTCGGTGACCGGGCGCTGAACCAGCGCTTGCTGCAGAAACACGGCCGGAACCTTCTGGACGTGGTCAACGAACTGGTGCACATGCAAGACAACGACTGGTACTCCACCCGCTACTGA